The following proteins come from a genomic window of Nitrospira sp.:
- a CDS encoding Acetyl-CoA synthetase: MPDDFCLRQVVIRTLFLDPYFIDLQTDSRLQLRYDGLYFADPGLGGTVVAWTPIIKSRREWEMVPHLYDYGAVRSHFSWETARQDLEGLPHSQGLNIAHEAVVRHANGARAAHLAIRWLGKNGKVDDYSYSRLNELTNRFANVLKQLGVGKGDRVFVLAGRIPELYIAALGTLKNRSVFCPLFSAFGPQPIQARLTIGQSKVLVTTNTLYQRKVAAIRSAVPSLEHVLLIGEGHQAAVLGGTQDLSLLMQQASPEFTIGPTDPEDMALLHFTSGTTGTPKGAIHVHQAVVAHHMTGKYALDFHQDDVFWCTADPGWVTGTSYGIISPLTNGITSIVDEADFDAERWYRILQDEGVSVWYTAPTAIRMMMKGGVDPIKKYDLRRLRFLASVGEPLNPEAVVWGRDAFGLPFHDNWWQTETGGIMIANYAAMDIHPGSMGRPLPGIEAAVVRRTDRGAEVVEEPNVQGELALKPGWPSMFRGYWNEPERYKKCFADGWYLTGDLVKKDEDGYFWFVGRADDVIKTSGHLIGPFEVESVLIEHKAVAEAGVIGKPDPVAMEVVKAFVSLKDGYEPSDDLRRELLGFARTRLGAVVAPKEITFLPTLPKTRSGKIMRRLLKARELGLPEGDTSTLEAGS, translated from the coding sequence ATGCCTGATGACTTCTGCCTCAGACAGGTCGTCATTCGTACACTGTTTCTTGACCCGTACTTCATAGATTTGCAAACAGATTCCCGTCTTCAGCTTAGATACGATGGTCTCTACTTTGCAGATCCTGGGCTTGGAGGAACTGTTGTGGCGTGGACACCGATCATCAAATCCCGCCGAGAGTGGGAGATGGTTCCGCATCTCTACGACTATGGAGCCGTCCGTTCGCATTTTTCCTGGGAAACGGCCAGGCAGGATTTGGAGGGGCTTCCCCATAGTCAGGGTCTCAACATTGCTCACGAGGCAGTCGTTCGCCACGCGAACGGAGCTCGCGCCGCTCATCTGGCGATCCGATGGCTGGGCAAGAACGGAAAGGTCGATGATTATTCCTATAGCCGGCTGAACGAGCTGACGAATCGCTTTGCCAACGTGCTGAAACAGCTGGGCGTCGGCAAAGGCGATCGTGTCTTCGTGCTGGCTGGACGCATTCCCGAGCTCTACATCGCCGCGCTCGGGACCTTGAAGAACCGTAGTGTATTCTGCCCTCTGTTTTCTGCATTCGGTCCCCAACCGATCCAGGCACGGCTCACCATCGGCCAGTCGAAGGTGCTGGTGACCACCAACACACTTTATCAACGAAAGGTTGCTGCGATCCGCTCGGCGGTGCCCAGCCTCGAACATGTGTTGCTCATCGGGGAAGGTCATCAAGCTGCCGTCCTTGGCGGCACGCAAGACCTGAGCCTCCTCATGCAGCAGGCAAGTCCTGAATTCACGATCGGACCCACCGATCCGGAAGATATGGCGCTGCTCCACTTTACAAGCGGAACGACCGGGACGCCGAAGGGCGCAATTCATGTGCATCAGGCCGTCGTCGCTCACCACATGACCGGCAAATACGCCTTAGATTTTCATCAGGATGATGTATTCTGGTGCACGGCGGATCCCGGGTGGGTCACTGGAACGTCGTATGGGATCATCTCGCCCCTGACCAACGGCATTACCAGTATCGTGGATGAGGCGGACTTCGATGCCGAACGCTGGTACCGCATCCTGCAAGATGAAGGGGTGAGCGTGTGGTACACAGCTCCAACTGCCATTCGCATGATGATGAAAGGCGGCGTGGATCCCATTAAAAAATATGATCTTCGTCGACTTCGTTTCCTGGCGAGTGTTGGTGAACCTCTCAACCCCGAAGCGGTTGTGTGGGGACGAGACGCGTTCGGCTTACCGTTCCACGACAATTGGTGGCAGACCGAGACCGGCGGCATCATGATCGCCAATTATGCCGCCATGGACATCCACCCCGGTTCAATGGGCCGCCCCCTTCCCGGCATTGAAGCAGCAGTCGTCCGACGGACCGACAGGGGCGCCGAGGTCGTCGAGGAACCAAATGTCCAGGGGGAACTGGCGTTAAAACCAGGCTGGCCGTCCATGTTCCGCGGGTACTGGAACGAACCGGAACGGTATAAGAAATGTTTTGCCGACGGCTGGTACCTGACCGGCGACCTGGTCAAGAAAGATGAAGATGGTTACTTCTGGTTCGTCGGTAGGGCTGACGACGTGATCAAGACCTCCGGTCACCTCATCGGACCTTTCGAAGTGGAAAGCGTCCTGATCGAGCACAAGGCCGTGGCGGAGGCCGGCGTAATCGGCAAACCGGACCCGGTCGCAATGGAAGTCGTCAAAGCTTTCGTATCGCTCAAGGATGGCTACGAGCCGAGCGACGACCTACGCCGCGAGCTGTTGGGCTTCGCACGCACACGCCTCGGCGCCGTCGTGGCTCCAAAAGAAATTACATTCCTGCCGACATTGCCCAAGACCAGAAGCGGGAAGATCATGCGAAGGCTATTGAAAGCCAGAGAGCTGGGTTTACCCGAGGGCGATACGTCGACGTTGGAGGCCGGCTCATGA
- a CDS encoding Universal stress protein family, whose amino-acid sequence MRVIIGIDWSDQAFAALSQTFLLYHPTDVTLVHGVDLGILKHPFVAQAGNVQGYDDFRKAMVDSGNQLLERAAALVPAEIASIRKVNEIDSPAQLILDSAENLSADLVVVGVRGRSRLSEVVLGSVSHRVLMHGSRPVLLVRGAARKIRRVLVAIEDRDDADRIAKWVAHHPFADPTEVCVLHVLVPIGISDPYDAMGTETWWEGAERYANELVKSTAGKLLNPRSTVSTNIATGNPATVIEQEAKSRDLVVVASHGRKGLSRFLLGSVSHAVVHHVTCPVLVLR is encoded by the coding sequence ATGAGAGTCATCATCGGCATCGATTGGTCGGATCAGGCGTTTGCTGCCCTCAGCCAAACGTTTCTGCTCTATCATCCGACGGACGTCACGCTGGTCCACGGCGTCGATTTAGGGATTTTGAAACATCCGTTCGTGGCCCAAGCAGGCAACGTGCAAGGGTACGATGATTTCCGAAAGGCGATGGTCGATTCGGGAAATCAATTGCTGGAGCGCGCCGCCGCCCTGGTACCGGCGGAGATTGCCTCGATCAGGAAGGTGAACGAAATCGACAGTCCCGCCCAGCTCATCCTCGACAGCGCCGAAAATCTCTCAGCCGACTTGGTCGTCGTCGGTGTGCGCGGACGAAGCCGTCTGTCCGAGGTTGTCCTCGGGAGTGTGTCCCATCGAGTGCTCATGCACGGCTCCCGGCCGGTCCTGCTCGTCAGAGGAGCCGCCCGCAAAATTCGGCGGGTGCTCGTCGCCATCGAGGATCGAGACGACGCCGACCGAATCGCGAAGTGGGTGGCGCATCATCCCTTTGCCGATCCCACCGAGGTTTGCGTGCTTCATGTCCTCGTTCCGATCGGAATAAGCGACCCCTATGACGCTATGGGAACCGAAACATGGTGGGAGGGCGCAGAGCGCTATGCGAATGAACTCGTCAAGTCGACCGCCGGCAAACTCTTGAACCCTCGCTCTACGGTGAGCACGAACATCGCGACGGGCAATCCCGCAACGGTGATTGAACAGGAGGCCAAGAGTAGGGATTTGGTGGTCGTGGCATCCCATGGACGCAAGGGCCTTTCTCGTTTTCTCTTGGGGAGCGTGTCCCATGCCGTCGTGCATCACGTGACCTGTCCAGTCCTGGTCTTGAGATGA
- a CDS encoding Phosphoribosyl transferase domain protein yields the protein MTFRNREEAGRRLVERLIQYRGDPTAIILALPRGGAAVGYQLSVGLHLPLDVFITRKLGAPDNPEYALGAVGETGTIYLNPDAMAAYGLSRSDLEEVVQEQQREIARRQDLYRQDRRLPLLTDRIVILVDDGIATGSTFFASVESIKHLKPRRLIGAIPVGPVETIREARRQVDELVVLATPDPFWAVGNHYLDFAQVSDHDVVEYLNLAEESLLGWKERAHPSTGSPSR from the coding sequence GTGACGTTCAGGAATCGAGAAGAGGCAGGTCGACGGCTCGTCGAACGTTTGATCCAATATCGTGGCGACCCCACAGCCATCATTCTGGCGCTTCCACGTGGGGGGGCAGCCGTTGGCTATCAGCTGAGCGTGGGACTGCATCTTCCGCTGGATGTCTTCATCACCCGCAAGCTGGGAGCGCCGGATAATCCCGAATATGCGCTAGGCGCGGTGGGTGAAACAGGGACGATCTACCTGAACCCTGACGCAATGGCCGCATACGGCCTTTCTCGTTCAGACCTCGAGGAGGTGGTGCAAGAGCAGCAACGAGAGATTGCTCGGCGGCAGGACCTCTACCGCCAGGATCGCCGGTTGCCCTTGCTGACCGACCGCATCGTCATCCTCGTGGATGATGGAATAGCTACCGGGTCCACGTTCTTCGCATCCGTCGAATCCATCAAACACCTCAAACCACGCCGCCTGATTGGCGCTATTCCGGTCGGCCCAGTGGAGACTATTCGAGAGGCTCGCCGACAGGTGGATGAATTAGTCGTCCTTGCCACACCGGATCCGTTCTGGGCCGTGGGGAACCACTATCTCGATTTTGCACAGGTCAGCGATCACGATGTGGTGGAGTATTTAAACCTAGCGGAAGAGTCGCTGTTGGGATGGAAGGAGCGCGCACACCCTTCAACGGGCTCACCGTCACGATAA
- a CDS encoding Heat shock protein Hsp20 translates to MSGLTRWEPTTRWNPFKEIEEMEKRLSSLFGRTPVPTGGDKKEAITVAEWSPLVDISEDEKEYVIKAEIPEMKKEEIKINVHDDVLAISGERKYEKEEKGKKYHRVERAYGSFMRSFTLPEDADGSKVNAEYKDGVLKVHLPKSEKAKPKAIEVKVT, encoded by the coding sequence ATGAGCGGACTGACAAGATGGGAACCGACGACACGATGGAATCCCTTCAAGGAAATCGAGGAGATGGAGAAACGACTTTCGAGCCTCTTCGGCCGCACACCGGTTCCTACCGGTGGCGACAAGAAGGAGGCCATCACCGTCGCGGAGTGGTCGCCGCTCGTGGACATCTCGGAAGACGAGAAGGAGTACGTGATCAAAGCTGAGATTCCCGAAATGAAGAAAGAGGAAATCAAGATCAACGTCCATGACGATGTCCTTGCGATCAGTGGTGAACGGAAATACGAGAAGGAAGAAAAAGGCAAGAAGTATCACCGCGTCGAACGAGCGTACGGCAGCTTTATGCGAAGCTTTACCCTTCCCGAAGATGCCGATGGATCCAAGGTCAATGCCGAGTACAAGGACGGGGTGCTGAAGGTGCATCTTCCAAAGTCGGAGAAGGCCAAGCCCAAAGCGATTGAAGTGAAAGTAACGTGA